atttcaataattaggACTAAATACATTTTCAAGAACTCAGAAAATCTAAGAAGAACAAAATAGCGCGTTAGGTTCTTACCAGCTCCTATGGCATACACGTTCTTTAGACCGCCCATAACTTCATGGGTGACCAGATCACCATTGTCCCACACAATAAAATGGGGCTGCCTCAGAAATCTTGCCAGAGGTTTTCTCCACGTCTCAGCCCCACAAATCCGCGCATTAGCATACTCCTTGTTGTAAATTTCTGATGCTATATTAGGTCCTCCAAGGTAGAGAATGTTCTCAGCAGGGACCCCAGCTACGGAAATACAATGCTCAAGGTTAGAAATTTATACTACCTCCATGTGTCTAACCAAGAAGTGAATTGCTTATAACAACATTATCTCAAGGTTAACAGCTATCAAAATTTGTTCAAGTAAGATGGCTAAATCAGACAAGTGGCAAAACAAATCACTTCCATTCTAAAGATCTCAAATAGACAACAGACCAAAAGCTTCAAAAGGATCAGAGAGTATACTGCAGTTATATTCTTAGAAAGGCACTAAGTTTGGTCCAAGAGGGCAGGGGCAGGCATTGATCTCAGAAGAACCTCTGATTTCATTGTCTCCCACTTGATCATTGAACAACTCGTTTAGTTATTGGAAGAAAACATTATGAACCATCAGAAAATAACAACAGAAACACATGAAATATGCATGCATGACACTCAATTCAAGTTGGGTCAGCACCAGAACCGAGGAGATAAATCATCAAAAACTTTTAACCATGCTTCTTGATGGAAAAGATTTGGTGCGTTTGAAGAAGAATCAGTTTCCAAAACTTGAATTACAACTGATGGACTGATTAGGAGACCGATAACTTGTTTCTACCATGGCAATAGCTTTTGTTTCTGGAATGACTGCCACTTCAAAAATCTAGATCAACTGAAAAGTAAGATGCTTTATTTGTCCATACCAGTAAGGTAGGCTTATGTAGTCCATTGGCTTTTAACAGATGTCTTAAAACAATTTACTCGATGTGACTATTTTAACAACTTCATCATCTCAGAAATAAGAATTTAACAACTTAATTCCACCCCTCAATAGCTCACTGATAGAATGACTAGACCCAAAACTTAAAAGCCTATGTTACCTACAAGACAAGGATTATAACTCTAGTTTTCATGCTCCAAAGTGTCCACCTtctcaaaaattcaaaagtttgCTTCCAAAAGCATTTCAATGAATCTACCACCTTGACTCGAACATAAATCaagtttttgtttcattttttttgccttttatcCTTTCCATTTCCAATCTAACACCCTGAAGAGTATCAAGTTTGTTCCCACCACAAGAGATGATCTAAAGTGATTACCTTCATAAatgccaagaaacaagaaataaacTAAACATATAAACACGTATACTAAAATCATAAATACCAAGGAGGGTAGCAGGCAATACAAATAGGTCCTGGGGACAAAATACCAGTATAACAGAGAATTCACAACTATCAGTGACATCAGCAGATACGCCGTATTTTAAGTTCCTTTTGAAAGCAATAAAATAATTAGTAGAGTGTGTAGCCAATAATGAACTATCATCAACAAGTTGAAGTATTTGATGACCTTCTAGCAGTACTAGGCATCAGAATCAGAAACAAAAAGGGCAGAAAACCAATTAAAAAAGCCAAAGAGAGAGCCTTACTTGCTCTATTTATCATCTGAGTGGGAGTAATTATCCGTGGTTCAGGctctaattcagcctctatacCCTTTGCTAAAGAAATTATAACTGGTACAGTTAATCTTTCTTTCCAATAccttctaatttcttcaaacacCACATGTGTTTCTGTTGAAGGTAAACCATTAATGACAATATCAGCATCCCATACAGCCTCCTGCAGATTGGTAACAACTTTCATTGGACAAAGGGGCGTGTCAATCATATTCAAACAGAACCCATCCTTCAAAATCTCATCGGCATACAATGTTCGATCACCTAGCCTTCCCTCCACATACTTCAAGTATGCACATCTCCTAATCAACCTTCTCAGGATATCTTCCCTTGAATTAATCACCTCAAATAGGTGCTCTGCTGTTGCTCTGTCAACAGCCTTCCCAGCTCTCCTCCATATCCTAATCTGAACTTTCTCGCGGAGATTACCATACGCATCCTGcagcattgctgcaaaaacaCTACCCCATGCTCCAGCTCCAACACCAACAATTCTCAACGGATCACCATCTGCTTTCCCAAAAAGTCGACGAAGCTCATCAACTTTCTC
This portion of the Coffea arabica cultivar ET-39 chromosome 2e, Coffea Arabica ET-39 HiFi, whole genome shotgun sequence genome encodes:
- the LOC140036985 gene encoding probable glycerol-3-phosphate dehydrogenase [NAD(+)] 1, cytosolic, with amino-acid sequence MVGTAEGMSNNGYLNGATNGTTEEKVDELRRLFGKADGDPLRIVGVGAGAWGSVFAAMLQDAYGNLREKVQIRIWRRAGKAVDRATAEHLFEVINSREDILRRLIRRCAYLKYVEGRLGDRTLYADEILKDGFCLNMIDTPLCPMKVVTNLQEAVWDADIVINGLPSTETHVVFEEIRRYWKERLTVPVIISLAKGIEAELEPEPRIITPTQMINRATGVPAENILYLGGPNIASEIYNKEYANARICGAETWRKPLARFLRQPHFIVWDNGDLVTHEVMGGLKNVYAIGAGMVAALTNESATSKSVYFAHCTSEMIFITHLLAEEPEKLAGPLLADTYVTLLKGRNAWYGQKLAKGDLSLDMGDSIKGKGMIQGVSAVKAFYELLSESRLNLLNPNENKHVAPVELCPILKTLHKILILRELSCEAILQALRDETMNDPRERIEMAQSHAFYRPTLLGQ